GAAGCCACGATCAAACAAACGCGACAGTCAGTGGCCAAAACCAAAGCGCGGATCAATACGCTCAAGCAACAACTTAATGCTTACGAACAACAACTGACCGATGCACGTGAACAATATCAGCTGTGGACTGATCGAGCCGCCAAGCTAGCCGAATCAGATCAGTCGAAAGCACTACGATGTGTCGCCAGACGCAATCAATACGAAGCCGAAGTAGGGCGACTCAATCATGCGGCCTTGCAACAACGTGACCTGATTCGCGATGTTTCGCACAACCTAGAGAAACTGCAAGACAGGCTAGAGGAAATGACACACAAACACACTCTGATGCGGTCGCGACAAACCGTGGCCGATGTGAATCGCGCCGTGGCATCCATTGATCGCGATGAAAGCATCAACGATACCTTCGAACGCTGGGAGTCCATGGTGTTAGAACACGAGTTCGCCGTTAGCGACGCGTGTGCGAGAGACCCACTGGATCTGGAATTAACCCGCATCGAAGATGAGGCCGATCTCTTAGCTCAGCTTAAATTGATTCAGGCCGAACACACCCCACAACAGGAGCAGTCCCATGAATAACACACTCAACGAATCGACTTCTCCGCTACCGACAGAGGCGTCACCGAGCATGTTAGAAAAGTTCAAGCAACTTTGCACAGTGACGCAATTAATGCGCATCGGTGGCGCTTGCGCAGTCATGCTTTCAATGTCCTTGT
Above is a window of Arenicella chitinivorans DNA encoding:
- a CDS encoding PspA/IM30 family protein; the protein is MKLIKRLSTTLSATLDSAVGQLENHDAIVEATIKQTRQSVAKTKARINTLKQQLNAYEQQLTDAREQYQLWTDRAAKLAESDQSKALRCVARRNQYEAEVGRLNHAALQQRDLIRDVSHNLEKLQDRLEEMTHKHTLMRSRQTVADVNRAVASIDRDESINDTFERWESMVLEHEFAVSDACARDPLDLELTRIEDEADLLAQLKLIQAEHTPQQEQSHE